Part of the Halopenitus persicus genome is shown below.
CGCGTCTCGCCGGCGCGTCCGGCCGTGGCGGACTGGCCGGCGGGTCGAGCACCCTCGACGGGTCCGGTGATCGCGGCGGAACCGGCGATCCCGACGGCGGCACGTTCGCCGATCAGTGGCAGCGTGCCGACGAAGCGGCGTTCTCGGCCCTGTCGGCTGCGGACGCGTTCCACGAGGGACGGGTCGTCGAAACGCTGCTCCCGGAGCTTCCCGATCCCGCAACGCTGTTCGTCTCCAACTCGATGCCGGTTCGGGATCTCGACCGGTTCGGCCGTCCGGGGACCACGAGCCTCACCGTCTGCGGAAACCGCGGCGTCTCCGGGATCGACGGGATCGTCTCGAGCGCGCTCGGCGCCGGGTCGGCGACGGCCGACGACCTCACGCTCCTCGTCGGCGACCTCGCCCTCTACCACGACTCGAACGGGCTCCTCGCGCTCGACCGGTGTGACGTCGACGCGACGATCGTCGCGGTCAACAACGACGGCGGCGGGATCTTCCACGAGCTGCCGATCGAGGAGTACGACCCCGAGTTCACGGAGTGGTTTAAAACCCCGCACGGGATCGACTTCGAAACGCTCGCCGAGCAGTACGGGCTGCGGCACGTGTCGGTGGACGCCCGCCACGGCGCGCGCGTGAGCGAGGACCTCGCGGCGGCGTACCGGGAGTCGCTGGCGAGAGACGGAAGCACCCTGATCGAGGTACGCGTCGACGCCGAGTCGAGCCACCGGGTTCGTGAACGACTCGGCGAGAAGGCGACGGCCGCGGCGCTATCGGCGATCGACGGCGAGTAGAAGGGTCGGTCCTCGGGAACGGCGACAGCCTCAGTCGTCCGCCGTTGCGGCTTCGGCGTCCGCCGTCTCCACGTCCGTGAGCTCGCCGGCGCGCTCGAGCTCCGTCAGGTACTCGTCGGCGTCGATGGCCGCCTTGCTGCCCATTCCGGCCGCGGTGACCGCCTGCTGGTAGTGGAAGTCGACGACGTCGCCGGCACCGAACAGCCCCTCGACGCCGGTTTCGGTCTGGCCGCCGCCATCGCCGCCGGCGGTTTTGAGGTAGCCCGCGTCGTCCAGTTCGACGCCGGTGTCCTCGAGGTAGTCGGTATTGGGGGTGTGGCCGATGGCGAAGAACACGGCGCCGACGTCGAAGTCGTACTCCACGACATCGTCGGCGGTCGCGGGGTCCGCGAGCTTCTCCGTGGGGTGGCCGTCGGGATGTTCGACCAGGGTAACGTGGTCGATGCCCTCTTCGGGCGTGCCGTGGAGCTCGGTGACCTCGGTGTTCCGGAGGATCTCGATCTCGCCGTCATCGACCTTCTCCATCACGCGGTCGATCCAGACGTCCTCGGCGCGGAACTCCTCGCGCCGGTGGGCGATGTAGACGGTGTCGGCGAACTTCGTCAGGAAGTTCGCCTCCTCCATCGCGGCGTCGCCGCCGCCGACCACGAGCATGTCCTCCCCGCGGAAGAAGGCGCCGTCGCAGGTGGCACACGTCGAGAGGCCGTAGCCCATCAGCTCGTCCTCGCCGGGGATGCCGAGCGTGCGGGCGGACGCGCCCGACGCGGCGATGAACGCGTCGCAGGTGTAGACGTCGCCGTTCGTCAGCGTCACGCGGAAGGGCCGGTCCGAATCAGTGACCGACTCGACGACGCCGTTCTTCGTCTCGGCGCCGAACTTCCGGGCCTGTTCTTTCATGTTGTTGATCAGGTCGGGCCCGGAGATGCCCTCCGGGAAACCCGGATAGTTCTCCACGTCGGTCGTCAGCGTGAGCTGTCCGCCCGGCTCGTCGCCCTCGAGGATGAGGGGGTCGTTGTTCGCCCGCGCGGCGTAGATTCCGGCTGTGAGACCGGCGATCCCGGTCCCGGCGATGATGAGCCGTCGGTGGTCGACTACGTCCTCGCTCATACACGATCGTAGTCGATCGGGGCGTATGTAGGTTGCGCTGTGGGCGTCATAATTGCGCTGTGAGCGTCGTGATCGCGCTGTGCGCACCGTGATCGCCGGTCACTGCTGCTCCGCGTTCGTGACGAGTCCGCCGCCCCGGTCCCGCCAGTCGGTCAGACTTCCCTCGTAGATGTGGACGTCCTCGAAGCCGATCCACCGGAGCGCGACGTAGGTGTGTGAGAGCCGCCGGGCGGTGTTGCAGTAGAGCACGACCGGCCGGTCCAGCGTGATCCCGCGCTCCGTGAAGCGATCGCGGAGCTCGGATTTCGGTCGGAACCCGCGCGTGTCGGGGTCGACCGCCTCCGTCCAGTCGAATCTGACGGCGCCCGGGAGGTGGCCCGCCGCGTACTCGTCGGCGTCCCGGGTGTCGACGAAGACGACGTCATCCGCGGACGACTCGAGGAGCGAAACGACGTCGTCGTAGCCAATTATCGGCGAGTCGGGACCCTCGACGCGCATCGGTTCGACCGTCACCGGGTCGGCCGCGACCGGCTCGTTCTCGACCGGATCCGCCGGCGCCGAGTCGGCTCGTTTCCAGGCGCTGAAGTCGCCGTCGAGCAGGTGGACGTCCGCGAACCCGTAGACGAGCGCGGTCACCAGGAATCGGGCCGCGAAGACGCCGTTCGTGTCGTCGTAGGCGACGATCGTGTCGAACCGGTCGACTCCGAGCTCGCCGAGAAGGTCCGCGAACGCCGCCGCGCCGGGCAGCGTGCCGGCGTCCGGCCCCTCCCGATCCCGAAACGTGTCGAAGGGAACGTTCACCGCGCCGGGCACGTGGCCCATCGCGTCGTACTCCCAGGCGTCGCGAACGTCGACGACGTGGACCGTCGGGTCCTCGAGCCGGTCGGCGAGCCACGCGATCGGGACGACGATCTCGGCCGGATCGCGGTCGTCACCCGGGCCGGTTGTCTCGGTCATCATCGTCCCTTTTCGCTCCGGATAGTTGACTCCGCGGGCTCGTCGTGATGCCGCCGTCGATTCCGACTATCGGCAACGACCGCTTGGAAATTCGGGATATTCCGGATTCAAAGCGGGTATCGCGGTCGACGACGACGATGAAGAGGTAATTGTTGCCACCGATACGAACGAGAGGCGGGTATGTCCGTGGCGTTGGGTTCCTTATAGGAAGCGACCCTATGAACGGACGCTATGGGAGATTCCGATTACGCGAACGACGTGCTCGTCTCCGCCGACTGGGTGGAGGCCCGGCTGGACGAGTTCGAGAGCGACGACTCCGCCCTGCGACTCGTCGAGGTCGACGTCGACACCGAGGCCTACGACGAGGCGCACGCGCCCGGAGCGATCGGCTTCAACTGGGAGAGCCAGCTCCAGGACCAGACGCAGCGTGACATCCTCGAGCGGGAGGACTTCGAGGCGCTGTTGGGCGACCACGGGATCAGCGACGACTCCACGGTCGTGCTCTACGGCGACAACTCGAACTGGTTCGCCGCCTACGCCTACTGGCAGTTCAAGTACTGGGGCCACGACGACGTCAAGCTGCTCGACGGCGGCCGGGAGTACTGGATCGAGAACGACTATCCGACCACCGACGAGGTTCCCTCGCATCCGGGGACGGACTACGAGGCCGGCGGTCCCTACGAGACGATCCGCGCGTACCGCGACGACGTCGAAAAGGCGATCGACCGCGGGATCCCGCTGGTCGACGTCCGCTCGCCCGAGGAGTACCGCGGCGAGATCCTCGCGCCCCCGGGACTCCAGGAGACCGCCCAGCGCGGCGGCCACGTCCCCGGCGCGAAGAACATCTCGTGGGCGGCCGTGACGAACGACGACGGGACGTTCAAGACTCGCGGGGAGCTCGAGGAGCTGTACGCCGCCGAGGACATCGACGGCGACGAGACGACGATCGCCTACTGCCGCATCGGCGAGCGCTCCTCGGTCGCCTGGTTCGCGCTCCACGAGCTGCTCGGCTACGACGACACCGTCAACTACGACGGCTCCTGGACCGAGTGGGGCAACCTCGTCGACGCGCCGATCGAGACCGGCGACGGCGAGTGAGCGCGTCGCCGGGCCGAAACCGACGGGAGAACGAGCCCGACAACGATACACGTTAAGTCGCTCCCGGACCGTGTTTTTCGTATGACTCCCGACGACGTGCTCGAGACCGTCCAGTCCGACCTCGCGACCGAACTCTCCAGGCTCGGCTCCTCGAAGGCGCTGTACGCCGCCACCGAGGGCGAGCTCGAGGCCGACCGCGTCCTCCGGGCGGCCGAAGTCGCGGAGCGAGCCGCGGCCGAGACGTTCGCCGCGTGGGCCGACGACGAGCCCGATGCGGATGCCCGCGAGGCCTTCGAGTCGGTTGCGGCGGACGAGCGGGCGCACGCCGAGCGCGTTCGCGAGGAACTCGACGAGGACGTCGACGCGAGTGCAGACGGGACGGACACCGACGATCTCGCGATCCCGACCCACCTCCGGTCGGTCGAGGAAACGGTCGAGCGCGCGGGCGCGTTGCTCGGCCGGATCCTCGTCGCCGACGAGTCGAAGTCACAGTACGTCGGCTACTTCGTCGGCGACGCCGACCCCCAAACGGCCGGCGTCTTCCGCGATCTCCGCGGCGATCTCGACGACCAGCGCGAGCGCGCGCTCGAGCTGCTCGAGACGGTCTGTGAGGACGAGTCGGACTGGGAAGTCGCGACCGAGGCGGCCGCAGCGGTCGTCCGCGTCGCCTACGAGGAGCACGTCGAGACCCTCGAGTCGCTCGGCGTCGACCCCAAGCCGGTCTGCTGATCGCCCGTCGAAGCCGGTCCGACGCTCCGATATCAATGCGGATACGTCGGTTCCGCGACCACGAACCGTTAAGTGATCTACCGTGTCATATCGTCGTATGACACGACGTTCGGTTCGTGGGGCGATCTGGGGGATCGTCCTCGTGATAGCAATCGTGGGTATGGCTGGGGTGGTCGTTGGGGACGTCCAGAACACCTCCGTCAGCATTGACGGAACGGAACTGGCGGCGGGCGACACCGTCCGCGTTGACGGTCATCCGACGGTCGACGTCTCGATCGAGGCTGACACGGCGATCGACCTCGTGGAAGTCCGCGTCAACGGAAACATCGACGGGAGGAGCTTCGAGCCGGGGACCGAGTCGTTCTCGCGGACGCTGGAGCTGGAGATGGACGACGGCGAGAACACTCTGCAGATAGTCGCCAGCGCCGGCGGGACGAGTACCTACGAGGCGACGGTCTACAAGGACAGCACCAGTCCGTACCTGCAGTACACGTCGCCGTTCTCGACGCCGGACCTGTCTCCCCCGCCGGACAGCACGACGGTCGGTGACGCGCGGGTAACGCTCGCGGCCGACATCGTCGACGAGTTCGGCGTGGAGACGATCGAGATCCAGCGCCGATACGACTACACGTTCGCGGGACAGGGCGAGACGAGCCGCGAATCCTACCAGATCACCGACCCCGGCGGATCCTTCTCCCAGGAGGTCTTCCTCGGTGACGGGGAGAACCGGATCCGTGCGAGCTACGTCGATGAGGCCGGGAACACGCGCGTTCACGAGTTCGTCCTCTACGTCGACGACACCGAGCAGCCGACGATGGATCTCTCCGTTCCGGAACGAACGGGAACCGACGAGGTTCGCGTGCAGGGGACCGTCTCCGACAACGTGAAGATCAACAGCGTCGAGCTCGAGGGGCCGACCGGGTCGACGACGCAGGTGCTCCAGTCGACGCACGCCGAGCCGAACCGCGACCGGCTCTCCACGGAGATCAACCGGGTCGTCTCGCTCAACGAGGGTGAAAACGACATCACCATCACGGCGACCGACATCGCGGGGAACACGATCGAACGCGACTACACCATCGTGTACGACCGCGACATCGATCCGGACGTCACCTTCGACCAGGAGCGGACGACCGTCGAGAACGGGCAGGTCTCCGTGGTCGGGCGCGTCGACCGCGGGGAGATCGATAGCGTGACGATCGAGTCGGTGGACCCCGAGACGGAGGAGATCATCGACATCGCGCGCGTGTACGGCGGCGACGAGACGACGAGCCGCGTCGATCTCGACCACCAGCTGGCGGCCGCGGACGGCGAAACGATCGTTCGGGTCATCGTCACCGATTCACAGGGCGACCAACACGAGGAGACGATCACCGTGTCCAGCAGCGGGGCGTCCACGAGCGGATCGGACGACGGTTCGACCGACGACGCAGACGGATCGTCGACGCAGGTGACCGCGGAGACGCCGGGCTCGTTCGACGCCGGTTCGGACGACGGTGGAAGCGATACCGGCGACGAGAGCTCGACGACCGATGACGACGCCGGGGACACCTCCGATTCGAGCGGCGGATCGACGACCGACGACGCGGGCGGATCGGGCTCGAACGGCGACGGGAACGAGACGTCCGGCTCGATACCGGGCTTCTCGGTCGTGACCGCGCTGCTGGCGTTCCTCCTGATCGGCGCTCGCCTGCGCGGCGCCCGATAGCCGGGAGCCACGAATGACGGATCCGTCACGACCCACGCGACGACGACTGCTCCTCGCCGGATCGACGGCCGCGTCCGTCGGGCTGGCCGGCTGTACGGCGCTCGAGCGGCTCGGCGAGGAGGCCGGCGTTGGGCCCGGCGAGGAGCCGTCCGAGGGGACCGCCGACCGAAGCGACACGCCGGCGGCAGCGGTCGACACCCCCTCGGACCCCAAACGCGAGTTCACCGCGGACTTCGACGACGGGCCGGGTGACTGGAGCGGCGACGCGGACGCGATCGAGGCGATCGACGACGCGGCGCGCGGGGCGGGGGCGGTCCGCCTGCCCGCCGAGACCACCGAGGTCGAGCTCCCGATCCCG
Proteins encoded:
- a CDS encoding rubrerythrin family protein → MTPDDVLETVQSDLATELSRLGSSKALYAATEGELEADRVLRAAEVAERAAAETFAAWADDEPDADAREAFESVAADERAHAERVREELDEDVDASADGTDTDDLAIPTHLRSVEETVERAGALLGRILVADESKSQYVGYFVGDADPQTAGVFRDLRGDLDDQRERALELLETVCEDESDWEVATEAAAAVVRVAYEEHVETLESLGVDPKPVC
- a CDS encoding NAD(P)/FAD-dependent oxidoreductase; its protein translation is MSEDVVDHRRLIIAGTGIAGLTAGIYAARANNDPLILEGDEPGGQLTLTTDVENYPGFPEGISGPDLINNMKEQARKFGAETKNGVVESVTDSDRPFRVTLTNGDVYTCDAFIAASGASARTLGIPGEDELMGYGLSTCATCDGAFFRGEDMLVVGGGDAAMEEANFLTKFADTVYIAHRREEFRAEDVWIDRVMEKVDDGEIEILRNTEVTELHGTPEEGIDHVTLVEHPDGHPTEKLADPATADDVVEYDFDVGAVFFAIGHTPNTDYLEDTGVELDDAGYLKTAGGDGGGQTETGVEGLFGAGDVVDFHYQQAVTAAGMGSKAAIDADEYLTELERAGELTDVETADAEAATADD
- a CDS encoding sulfurtransferase, which codes for MGDSDYANDVLVSADWVEARLDEFESDDSALRLVEVDVDTEAYDEAHAPGAIGFNWESQLQDQTQRDILEREDFEALLGDHGISDDSTVVLYGDNSNWFAAYAYWQFKYWGHDDVKLLDGGREYWIENDYPTTDEVPSHPGTDYEAGGPYETIRAYRDDVEKAIDRGIPLVDVRSPEEYRGEILAPPGLQETAQRGGHVPGAKNISWAAVTNDDGTFKTRGELEELYAAEDIDGDETTIAYCRIGERSSVAWFALHELLGYDDTVNYDGSWTEWGNLVDAPIETGDGE
- a CDS encoding sulfurtransferase — translated: MTETTGPGDDRDPAEIVVPIAWLADRLEDPTVHVVDVRDAWEYDAMGHVPGAVNVPFDTFRDREGPDAGTLPGAAAFADLLGELGVDRFDTIVAYDDTNGVFAARFLVTALVYGFADVHLLDGDFSAWKRADSAPADPVENEPVAADPVTVEPMRVEGPDSPIIGYDDVVSLLESSADDVVFVDTRDADEYAAGHLPGAVRFDWTEAVDPDTRGFRPKSELRDRFTERGITLDRPVVLYCNTARRLSHTYVALRWIGFEDVHIYEGSLTDWRDRGGGLVTNAEQQ